The nucleotide sequence gaaacttttaagatattcagaccatcactggatgattccaggaacccattacagatcattgctgttcctaataacaggaaagaaattctaaaatcccaacaggcatggtgagtccctcacttgcatgaagtgaaaataataatccatcactctcttcaaaaggataaaagaaaaactctacttcctcttcatattaatttgtgtaaagcaacttaagtgagaaaatcttaatgtctggactgtgatatcaatagcaaaataatcccaagattcccaattaaaagatacagacggcctgaatgactttaaaacaagaaaaactgactatatgctgcctacaaaaaactcagttcagccgcaaagacacacatagactaaatgtgaagggatggaaaaacacattccacattaatggaaatcaaaagtgagcaagagtagccatatttatttcagatcaatcacaatttaagtcaaaaactgtaaaaaggagaagaaaaggtaattatataataaagagatcaaaatagcaaaaggatataacaattacgagtatatgtgcacccaacaacaaagcactcagatatgtaaagcaaatattagtagatctaaatagaaagagaggtctggcgcagtgcctcatgcctataatcccagcattttgggagggatgtggaggcaggtggatcacctgaggtcaggagtttaataccagtctggccaacatggtgaaaccttctctctactaatacaaaaaattagcccagcatggtggcacatgcctgtaatcccagctacttgggaggctgagccaggagaatcacttgaactcaggaggtggaggttgcaatgagttgagattgcacctctgcactccagcctaggcaacaacagcaaaactctgtctcaaataaatttatatatacataaatacacacacacacacacatatatatatgtgtgcgtgtgtatatatatatatatatatatatatatatatatatatatatatatatatatatggagagagagagagacagagagagacagggagacaccaacacaacaatagtaggagcttcaaaatcccactgtcagcactggaggtcatctagacaaaaaataacaacaaaacatcaaatttaaagtccagtgtagaccaaatggacctatcagacatttacagaacatttcatccaacagatacataatgcacattcttctcctcagcacatggaacattctctagaatccaccacatgttaggctacaaaagaattctcaatacattttttctaaaattgaaataacatctaggatattctcagactctaacagaataaagctataaatcaacaacaaggaacagacacttctcaaaagaagacatttatgcagccaatagagacatgaaaaaatgctcataatatagaatgagaccaccacttctcctgttgtctttcccaacttttccccgtctccccttttccctagtttataagacaggagaagggggagaaaacaaaaagttggaaggaaacagaagtaagataaatagctagacgaccttggcaccaccacctggccctggtggttaaaataataataataatattaacccctgacccaaactactagtgttatctgtaaattccagacattgtctgagaaagcactgtaaaacgttttgttctgttagctgatgcatgtagcctcccatcatgttttgtctgcggctagtcctgctacaataatcactcgccatcagagaaatgcaaatcaaaaccacaatgagataccatctcacaccagttagaatggcgatcattaaaaagtcaggaaacaacaggtgctggagaggatgtggagaaataggaacacttttacactgttggtgggactgtacactagttcaaccatcgtggaaaacagtgtggtcattcctcaaggatctagtactagaaataccatttgactcagccatcccaatactgggtacatacccaaaggattataaatcatgctgctataaagacacatgtacacgtatgtttattgcggcactattcacaacagcaaagacttggaactaatccaaatgtccatcaatgacagactggattaagaaaatgtggcacatatacaccatggtatactatgcagccataaaaaaggatgagttcatgtcctttgtagggacatggatggagctggaaaccatcattctcagcaaactatcgcaaggacagaaaactaaacaccgcaagttctcactcataggtgggaaatgaacagtgagatcacttggacacaggaaaggaaacatcacacactggagcctgttgtggggaggggggaggcgggaggagggagggatagcattaggagatatacctaatgtaaatgatgagttaatgggtgcagcataccaacttggcacgtgaatacacatgtaataaacctgcacattgtgcacatgtactctagaacaaaaagtttaattaaaaaaaaaatcaacaacaaggagaactttcaaaactgtataaatacatagaaattacacaatatgcccttgaatagccaatgggtcaatgaagaaatgaagaaggaaatttaaaaatttcttgaaataaatgaaaacagaaacacaacatatcaaagtttatggtatacagcaaaagcagtattaagaggaaagtttataacaatgaactcctacatttaaaaaacagatttaaaataaacaacctaacaacgaactgcaatgagctagaagagcaagaacaaatcaaatccaaaagtggtagaagaaaagaaataacaaagatcaaagaggaactaaataaacttgaaactaacaaatataaaaatgaagaaaaaaatattggttttttgaaaagataaataaaatagacaaaccattagctacactaagcaaacaaaaagaaatcccaaagaaataaaattagaaacagaaaaggagaatgatagttgatactacagaaatacaagggatcattacagactattttgaacaattgtatgtcaacagattggaaaatctagaagaaatggataaattcccggacacgtacaacctaccaagatggaaccaagaagaaacggaaatcctgaagagaccaataatgagtaacacgtatgactaagtaataataaaaagtctcccaacaaagaaaaccccagaactaggtgacttcgcagctgaactctacacatttttatttcaattcttctcaaactatcccaaaagtattgaagaggagggaattctgccaagttcattcttcaagaccagcattaccctgataccaaaataaggcaaggacacaataaaaagagaaaactataggtcaatattcctgatgaacacagatgcaaaaatcctcaacaaaatactaacaaactgaatccaacagcaaatcaaaaagattatacaccatgatcaagtgggatttatcccacgatgcaaggattgctcatcaaacacaaatcaataatcatgctacatcacatcaacagaattaaggacaaaaaccataatatcatttcgatagatacagaaaaagcatttgataaaattcaacgctgcttcatgatagaaagtctcaacaaacgaggcactgaaggaaacatacctcaacacaataaaggccatatgtgacaaacccacagctaacataatggggaatggggaaacactaagagctttttctctgagatctgtaaaagacaaggacgcccacttgtgccactcctattcaacacagcactgaacgtcctagtcaagagcagtcaggcaagagaaagaaatcaagggcacccaaagtggaaaggaggcactctaattatctgttttcagacaatgtgctcttatatattaaaaaaaaaaaaaaagactccagcaaaaatctctttgaactgataaacaaattcagtaaagttacagaatacaaaatcaacatataaatatcagtagcatttctatagaccaacaatgagccagtgaaaaaagaaatcaagaaagcaatcccatttaactacaaaaatataaaataaaaataaaaatacctcagaagaaatctaacccagaaggttaaagatctctatgaggaaaacgatattctaccctcggaaggtagaacagtggcttctagagacaggaaagggcggcgggaaggcagaaagggagaggttgtctaatggatacaaaattacatctagatagtaaaaataagggttagtgtgctatagccttgtagggtgactatagtttacaatttattgtatattttcaagcagctagaagagaggattttaaatattcccagcattaagaaatgacaaatgtttgagatgatggacatgctaattaccctgagttgctaattacacacgaaaaacatgtattgaaatatcatactgtatcccatggatatgtactataatgtgtccattaaaaataataattgttaaaaacccaagggtcatttctcatgtgtcctttgtcagtgttgtggtccattggtggagacctagccatttgcaagtaagactatagtcacttgagctgaaagcaaatgaatcgtcacaaaaattaccactggcaccgagtcttctttccagaatttcctgcccacagcactgccacagtcactgtgggcaggaaagacacactagcacccaagtttcaaccccagtaaagttgatgcttttatttctctggtttggaataggtgtgtgttcataatttacgtttactccaactgtccccttgcttaaatagcttcttaaggataacttcctcttactaaatcccaacagcttctgagcatccattatattctccaaagtaaataaaaagagaaaacgtgttgaaagcctgataatgttcacttaagaatccagcatgatgtacagcttgaaatggctactccaccttgttcctttacatgacttttaaagtagccccagttattatacataattgaagtcataatttctgcaataccattaggtccacgaacggtggggccaggggacttcaaagtctgtctccgattttttttttttttaaaaaggaaagctcatgagagtaggtaatgaaaataaatattcacacaactcggaacaggggatggtgaaacataaagctccagcctggcacaggtgtccagccagtgagggtggggacacagactcatacggtccccacaatccctcagaaatgccacagacaggtgggtggcctgagacagagccaggctccgaattccgggagctgtctggctcatgtgcacctcatgtggtccacactgcacgaggatgcccaacgtcaccagtcccggtgcagaacacaagaatgccccatggcatgagcccccgctgcacagcatagcccgaaggtgccagctcagactcctacacacgctggtcaccaaggcactgccctccaggaaggaggaccccagaggtcgtggcagggtgaggttctgctcttcatcatccgcgagcagaggggaaagtcccagcagacatttggggagcctctacacgtggttctgggactctgagtggaggttcaaagatgtccccaggtacgccagactcaaacctaaaaaagacccattcttccagatatgcccagactggaacctatataggccatccttcctagcttttctctggaaaagcaggcttaaaagagtatcgactaaaaggggccaccaggaagacagaagtcctatctttaaaaaaagattttttttttttttttttaaaaagaggcactgaggctctgacccatctgagcacagagtacatgctcggcagcctctgtcagagcagagcaagtacacacatgctctccatgccctgtgctcccagcacccgtgctccccgcacccatgcttcacacgcccgtgctccccacacccgttctccccgcacccgtcctctccacgcccatgctccctacacctatctgtgctccccatgcctatgctccctgcagccgtgctccccgcactgtgctccctgcgcccatgtctgctcctcgagctctcttccactggtttcctctgtacatccctcttgatagtcactgtcacctcgaatcacctggctaaatggaggtaaagcaaaagtctagagtagcacattggaggacagagtggaagtggctatttaccaagcagggctatgagatgagcgcatctgatccccattaatcctgacggtcagttgattagccctgttcaacagctggggacactgaggtgtggaaggacgggcttgcttaccccagacgatgctgacagtgtgggcccagcccagtcccacagccaccaggaggaggctcctcactgggcaggcgcggaggtgcagcccagagaacgcttgggaccctggcacagactcctcaggaaggaaacagaaaggcccacagagactcaagcagcacagaagaaggtcacccacaagttaaaaatagatgtttgtgctttaccgtcccagagtgctaaaaatccaacccactcacacgcacagcctgacgtgagcctggcctcctgcagcactgggctaagcgagagacgtacctgcctctctcccgacaatagcagacttggcagctattcttcaatgtacttgacacgcttccgtgagggattaagcgacactctgtcgacactggctaagtttaatcctgacacagccaaccatctagatctgcagtgaacaaacaacttactttggatgattctgccactaacaaagaccctgaatctcccaccaaagcttagtgacacgacttacctttctgttttcatttcaggtacactggcccacatgatctaatttacctgctgataatgccttggaaagaccaccagggggccccacaccattttcagctttagagggatgtgaatttccctttgatgagaaaggtgatggggaaataaaacaaggatccaaaacagatgcctgtgtgtttcctgggagtgataaagtcaggaactgcctctgtgtgtcaggcgagggagtaacagagacaatggcaccaactcctgagacagaggacctgatgcatggtgcagccaccgcctgtggccaaggaaattccagggaatgtagaccccagttgtatggtacagccaccatgtgcgaccacagaaattccaggaatgcagaccctcagtcacatggtacagccactatctgcagccacagaaattccagagaacgcagaccctcagacacatggtacagccactatctatggccatggaaattccaaggaatgcagaccctcagtcacatggtacagccaccatatatggccacggaaattccgaggaatgcataccccagtcgcatggtgcagccacagcctgcagccacagaaattctggagaacgcagaccccagtcgcatggtacagccactacctatggccatggaaattccagagaacagagaccctcattcccatggtacagccaccacctatggccacggaaattcaggggaacgcagaccctcagtcacatggtacagctaccacctgtggtcacagaaatcctggggaacacagactccagtcgcatggtgcagctaccacctatggtcacagaaatcctggggaacacagactccagtcgcatggtgcagccaccacctgcagtcacggaaattccagggaatgcagaccccagtcacatggtacagccaccatctatggccatggaaattccagggaacatagacaccagtcgcatggtgcagccaccacctgtggccatggaaattctggggaatgcaggccccagtctctaaagtatgaacttcactgcagtgaatgtggaagagtttctctctgtgcagagctcagtatccagaaggggagatggctccaggaatgccttcctcctcttcagagctcagggcctagggctgacacccttgggaggggtccttgttcagcaattgtgcctggagagggtcccccaacactcaccgtgcacctcctaggagcggaggctacaacagggagccagagaccaagctctgctcagacaacagtgagctgatggccttccactctaagttcaacagggacccagggaccaagctctgctcagacaacagtgagttgatggccttccactctaagttcaacagggacccagggaccaagctctgctcagacaatagtgagcagatggccttccactctaagttcaacagggacccagggacaaagttctgctgagacaacagtgaactgatggccttccactctaagttccaactgcatggaatgtgtattccatgaatgcttgttaaatgaatgattcatataaggtcatctgtgctgacctttgctggtctgctgactgtgagcttcagagcataggcctcattcctggagcagccagctcttcccagagcgacggccactgcagggcaaagcccagagcttgtcctgcagcaacacactcaggaccctgcgctgggcacgctgggggcctctccagcagaagatccccagccctgaccgTGCAATaacagtgaaccccaggggagtcccaagtgctcaaaatcatgtaaatgtccattgtgatttaacatatcaattttagaagaaagggcatattgccacctccctcctcaaactagggactataaatcgatccatcaccctaactgagactctgccttaaattctgctaaaactaccatccaaacactcaaatttacattagcgttaagggaaaaaaaaaactaaaccaaacacctgtaagaaacggtcaagtaacctgtgatacatcaacccaaagattaaacatgaaaacaatgaagtagcaagatattaaaagaatataaactctatgtacatcatggcccaaggttctaaaattacacagagacaaagactggaatggaagggggatatgtttacagatacattttttattttttaatattacttctctaatgtatgatttgactaaccagataattcagtaaaaaattaaaaaattaattatgcctatagataaatatgtaaagaatccttttctttgatgccaatggaattagtttgggtctgacccacagtcttcaatcttttaattaagacacaaaaatcatctttcaagctgttaggaaaaaaagaagaaaaagattgaaaaccaggagcccagaaaaaaaggactcgctatgtatcacagcgtctctccacgcctctccaccccggacagtgctccctctttccccattttcatacctactgcacaaaacacttagtaaagaactatctcaattcatgagtcacacagcacaaagggccagtgtcgctgccaaacataccctgcagccccaaaacgaagaggcaactggttccttccttcctcagtgaaggaagaatgagaggctgctggttgtcattttaaatctcacacctcaatgtcttagcactttcctgctttgttggtttccagggcttattaaaattaaccacccccacccccgcggatattgaagaaagaaagcaggaaggttgtgcaggcttccaagaggcagagccctgcttccgcacccacctctgtctttctacccacagcagccgggtttaccaattagtctcccttaaagagcagtttatgctcatcgcgaacaaatggatgcaattgcttcttttgagatgcagcaagttttgggccctcagcaaaaagaaaaagaaaaagaaagaaagaaagaaagaaagaaagaaagaaagaaagaaagaaagaaagaaagaaagaaagaaagaaagaaagaaagaaagaaagaaagaaagagagagaaagaaagagagagaaagaaagagagagaaagaaagaaagaaaaaagaaaagaaaagaaaagaaagaaagaaagagagaaagagagagaaagaaagagagagaaagaaagaaagaaagaaaaaagaaaagaaaagaaaagaaaaaaagaaagaaagaaagaaagagagaaagagagagaaagaaagagagagaaagaaagaaagaaagaaaaaagaaaagaaaagaaaagaaaaaagaaagaaagaaagaaagaaagagagaaagagagagaaagaaagagagagaaagaaagaaagaaaaaagaaaagaaaagaaaagaaagaaagaaagaaagaaagaaagaaagagaaaaaacagggcactggcacaacagtcataacctctgcgtggcacacacacagaaggaaagttaaagccctggaggcggaggcgttcggaaagggaaggtggaagtaggaaggacgcccacgggatagagtggtcagaaacagaccacctcaccaaagggcgccttagacgttccagaggacaaaatgcccctctttccagggtaaacacccatttgccaaactcagccagtgacggtaagcaggagtttgctttttttttaaggcgtctgagtaacgatgacaagagcaagaaatgagcttaataatgggactgacagggccctgggctggtgactctgctgatgtgcacagcatcaaaacccaggttcctcaatgcgctcctccgcagttcaggacagcactacaactcaccccatcaatcactgcttaaaaaatcagttctaaaaaaagacgacccatttgaaagcagccggaggaggaagacagagagtgtctcacagaatccaaccgcttgtagcctcggaaccataacaagaatatgaaactagcgggtccagtgtgaggcagaacagagacgccgtcacggctctcaggaggctgagcaggaagcgcatggctcaggccctgcaacgccctaagggcgcctggagcagcccacaggcctgtgtccttcgtgtgggttcaccttcctagtttcctgggtaaattcaatgtacagcatttattcgccaagaaaagaacattcaaatcaaactactgtcataactctgaagggctcttaacactccagtccacacgttcaaaagcccacaaatatcagtgctgccactgtgcaggtaacaatgttttggatgcatcatgcacgtaaccagtaacgacgttttcatgttttccgtagccatctcattcaggatactaaaatgatctgtgacgacttgatacttagttatctgtgattttcagatagatttaacaaggctacctggccaagaaggcctcagcctcctgaacctgggcaccggtgcccctacgtgcacccggggcctggggagcgcagtctccaccacctctcgctcttcaatgttaaatgtcctcccggagcgcctgcgtcgtgggcccaggctcggcccctcctggagagccctttccacattacaggacaggggaagcccagagcccgcgctgcagcgccactgacgtcccggagtccccgattcctgctccttcccgtccgcggaggctggcggggagggcctgggacccattttagttttcggttttgtcacgagccggaaggcgacagcacatgcgagcgcaggaaacccttttttaaaatcttccaacggaaacgcgaggggctgcctgactgcctcggagacgctaggcgggaacccagagcacccctgccgtttcccgcattgcagcagccgggaccccgcccacgccgcggggggcccgaggcgacaggaggcccgccgggatccggccgtttcttcctcgacaagctggggggtggcgtggggcggagttggggggcgggggcaacttaagaagtgatcgcgctgtacccaggattcggaggggaagcccggccccatcctacagctcagaggcagaacgaccccggaaggtgctccaggcgaccccctctaccaggctcaatttaaaacataaaccggagagggtggaaagctcactattttccgaatggaggttcctatcgccatgttccttcctcctccgccccacccggcatggaccccggggctgccttgccggctcccgccgccccgcaggtacccctgccgctcccgggcacgggcttctccccagttcttcccatcgcttccccgctcttctccccagttcttcccatcgcttccccacctttccccgggtcctcccatcgcttccccctcttctgcccggttcccccatccccttcgccctgttctccccttctccctcttctccccttctccgtccgtccctccctcgccgcccggaggggggcgcgcaccttgagcatgtcccccgctggtcagcacgccgatggccttgccggccccggagaggtgctccaggaacttccgcaaggagcccttgggggcccgggagtcttccgcgtccaagacgagga is from Macaca mulatta isolate MMU2019108-1 chromosome 15, T2T-MMU8v2.0, whole genome shotgun sequence and encodes:
- the LOC144334889 gene encoding uncharacterized protein LOC144334889 translates to MVQPPPVAKEIPGNVDPSCMVQPPCATTEIPGMQTLSHMVQPLSAATEIPENADPQTHGTATIYGHGNSKECRPSVTWYSHHIWPRKFRGMHTPVAWCSHSLQPQKFWRTQTPVAWYSHYLWPWKFQRTETLIPMVQPPPMATEIQGNADPQSHGTATTCGHRNPGEHRLQSHGAATTYGHRNPGEHRLQSHGAATTCSHGNSRECRPQSHGTATIYGHGNSREHRHQSHGAATTCGHGNSGECRPQSLKYELHCSECGRVSLCAELSIQKGRWLQECLPPLQSSGPRADTLGRGPCSAIVPGEGPPTLTVHLLGAEATTGSQRPSSAQTTVS